A region from the Nostoc sp. HK-01 genome encodes:
- a CDS encoding two-component response regulator, giving the protein MIRVLLVDDQNLIRQGLKELLKLEPDLEIVGEAENGAVAVDLVAKLQPDVVLMDIRMPIMDGVAATQEIHQNFGNIKILVLTTFDDDEYVSAALQHGAMGYLLKDTPSEELAAAIRAVHKGYTQLGPGIVKKLLNQFPSGSSTPSEPVPPSLTELTPREKEVLKLIATGASNREIAQELYISEGTVKNHVTNILNRLSLRDRTQAAIIANTFLAYLNESD; this is encoded by the coding sequence ATGATTAGAGTTTTGCTGGTAGATGACCAAAATTTAATTCGTCAAGGTCTCAAAGAATTATTAAAATTGGAACCAGATTTAGAAATTGTGGGCGAAGCAGAAAATGGTGCGGTAGCTGTAGACTTGGTAGCAAAATTACAGCCAGATGTAGTGCTAATGGATATTAGAATGCCTATTATGGATGGAGTTGCAGCTACACAAGAAATTCATCAAAATTTTGGGAACATCAAAATTTTAGTACTCACAACTTTTGACGATGATGAATATGTTTCCGCCGCATTACAACATGGTGCAATGGGTTATTTACTCAAAGATACACCTTCAGAAGAATTAGCTGCGGCAATTCGCGCCGTTCACAAAGGTTATACTCAACTAGGGCCAGGAATAGTTAAAAAACTATTGAATCAATTTCCTAGTGGTAGTTCAACACCATCAGAACCTGTACCGCCTAGTTTAACTGAACTGACACCCAGAGAAAAAGAAGTTTTAAAGTTAATTGCAACAGGTGCTAGTAACCGGGAAATTGCCCAGGAATTATATATTTCTGAAGGTACAGTCAAGAATCATGTTACTAATATTTTAAATCGCTTAAGTTTGCGCGATCGCACTCAGGCGGCTATTATTGCAAATACATTTTTAGCTTATTTAAATGAGTCTGATTAA
- a CDS encoding alkyl hydroperoxide reductase/ thiol specific antioxidant/ Mal allergen produces MISRRNFLSILFASCFALISWLNFSPTAQALGGKLPTVNQPAPEFTLPTNTGDGQISLTDLRGKWLVLYFYPKDFTAGCTIEARRFQQDLPKYLAKNTQIIGVSADDVDSHAEFCDSEGLKFPLLADTTGAVSKAYGSWIGFVSMRHSFIIDPEGILRETFVKVNPSVHSQEVLARLEKLQSSAS; encoded by the coding sequence ATGATTTCTCGGCGCAATTTTTTGAGTATATTATTTGCCAGCTGTTTTGCCCTCATCAGCTGGTTAAACTTTTCCCCGACGGCTCAGGCGCTGGGTGGTAAATTACCCACAGTAAATCAACCTGCGCCAGAGTTTACTTTACCTACCAACACAGGCGACGGCCAAATCTCTCTTACCGATTTGCGCGGAAAGTGGCTAGTACTATACTTTTATCCCAAAGACTTTACAGCAGGTTGCACTATCGAAGCACGGCGTTTTCAGCAAGACTTACCCAAATATTTAGCAAAAAATACTCAAATAATTGGTGTCAGTGCGGATGATGTCGATTCCCACGCCGAATTTTGTGATTCTGAAGGATTAAAATTTCCCCTATTAGCTGATACAACTGGCGCAGTCAGTAAAGCTTATGGTTCTTGGATTGGTTTTGTCTCTATGCGCCACAGCTTTATCATCGACCCAGAAGGTATTTTGCGCGAAACTTTTGTCAAAGTTAACCCATCTGTTCATAGTCAAGAAGTGTTAGCAAGATTAGAAAAATTACAATCCTCCGCTTCCTAG
- a CDS encoding CMP/dCMP deaminase zinc-binding protein, with the protein MNQEYFMRLALEAAKKGDWPYGAVVVKDDEVVEVAYNTVQRNNDPSAHAEMNVIRSLTNKLKNPSLEGYTIYTTCEPCPMCATACIWAGISEIVYGVSIQDLIRLNQSQIHVFCDDIIAKSFRNIKVTKGILKDECLALFMEN; encoded by the coding sequence ATGAACCAAGAATATTTTATGCGGTTAGCTTTAGAAGCAGCAAAAAAAGGTGATTGGCCTTATGGTGCTGTGGTTGTCAAGGATGACGAAGTTGTTGAGGTAGCATATAATACTGTGCAGCGAAATAATGATCCATCTGCCCATGCAGAAATGAATGTTATTCGCAGTTTAACAAATAAACTAAAAAACCCTTCTTTAGAGGGTTACACCATATATACGACTTGCGAACCTTGTCCTATGTGTGCGACAGCTTGTATTTGGGCTGGGATATCCGAAATTGTTTATGGGGTTTCCATTCAAGATTTAATTAGGCTAAATCAGTCACAAATTCATGTTTTTTGTGATGATATTATCGCCAAGTCTTTTAGAAACATTAAAGTAACAAAAGGCATTTTAAAAGATGAATGCTTGGCTTTATTTATGGAAAATTAG
- a CDS encoding ion transport 2 domain-containing protein, whose translation MLLSREKTEFYLTDLETPTGKIINLTIAALVLISSGIFVAQTYNIPYNIRFLLDLIDTAILVIFAVEYIIRFWSAENKLKYIFSFYAIIDLMAILPFFLGAVDISFIRLLRWFRILRLIRFIDQKFLFASISTEDGLIFARILFTLFAIIFVYSGLIYQVEHPVNPLYTTFLDAFYFSVVTMTTVGFGDIAPISEVGRLLTVLMILTGVGLIPWQVGDLIKRLVKNANQVETVCSGCGLAFHDMDAAFCKRCGTKLRIGSGGG comes from the coding sequence ATGTTGTTAAGTAGAGAAAAAACAGAATTTTATCTAACAGACTTGGAAACACCTACAGGTAAAATTATCAATCTGACAATTGCCGCTTTAGTGCTAATTTCGTCAGGAATTTTTGTGGCTCAAACTTATAATATTCCTTATAATATTAGGTTTTTGCTAGATTTAATTGATACTGCTATCCTTGTAATTTTTGCAGTAGAATACATAATTCGTTTCTGGAGTGCTGAAAACAAACTTAAGTATATTTTTAGCTTTTATGCAATTATTGATTTAATGGCGATATTGCCCTTTTTTCTCGGCGCAGTAGATATCAGTTTTATTCGCCTATTAAGATGGTTTCGTATTTTACGATTAATTAGATTTATTGATCAGAAGTTTTTGTTTGCCAGTATCAGCACAGAAGATGGTTTAATTTTTGCGCGGATACTGTTTACATTATTTGCCATTATTTTTGTTTATTCGGGGTTAATTTATCAAGTTGAACATCCAGTAAATCCACTCTACACTACATTTTTGGATGCGTTTTATTTCTCTGTTGTCACTATGACGACTGTCGGATTTGGGGATATCGCTCCGATTTCTGAAGTCGGTCGTTTGTTAACTGTATTGATGATTTTAACAGGTGTAGGCTTAATTCCTTGGCAAGTGGGAGATTTAATTAAGCGTTTGGTAAAAAATGCAAATCAGGTAGAAACAGTGTGTTCAGGTTGTGGTTTAGCTTTTCATGATATGGATGCAGCTTTTTGTAAAAGATGTGGGACTAAATTGAGAATTGGCAGTGGTGGTGGCTAA
- a CDS encoding periplasmic sensor signal transduction histidine kinase: protein MNQPIQINNHPFRFLLYLEWILLTLAISTSTFPDPSPRFANQFPELTIGCLIIFGFMGLRLPTGKPIYKIIYTAIEIILLFITGMFGGRVARLFPFIYLILVTRSCLIFQLPGRLVVTGLSFSLFLMTLNARLPRALPPQAQERFRFITFNTALLFGLSLIFVLLLMNTVLSERQSREHLAIANEKLRRYALRIENQATLEERTRIAREIHDSLGHSLTALNLQLETALKLWQSNPEKAQTFLSRAKELGSKALKDVRQSVSTIRVNPLQEKTLEQAISVLLEDFHRANCVSPRCFINLDYSPPPEINIALYRIIQESLTNISKYAKATEVILALTSTKKSLRLMVQDNGIGFDIQQNTTGFGLHSMRDRTLALGGEFKINTTPNSGCQIIVDIPL, encoded by the coding sequence ATGAATCAACCTATTCAAATTAACAATCATCCTTTTCGGTTTTTACTGTATCTAGAATGGATATTGCTAACTCTGGCTATTTCCACATCTACTTTTCCTGATCCTTCGCCGCGATTTGCTAATCAGTTCCCTGAACTTACTATTGGCTGTTTAATTATCTTTGGGTTTATGGGTTTAAGATTACCCACAGGTAAACCTATCTATAAAATAATTTACACAGCAATTGAAATTATCTTACTATTTATTACGGGGATGTTTGGCGGAAGAGTTGCGCGATTGTTCCCGTTTATTTACCTAATTTTAGTAACTCGCAGTTGTTTAATTTTTCAGTTACCTGGACGCTTAGTTGTCACAGGTTTGTCTTTCTCTTTATTTTTAATGACTTTGAATGCTCGTTTACCTCGTGCTTTACCCCCACAAGCGCAAGAGCGTTTTCGGTTTATTACTTTTAACACGGCACTGTTATTTGGATTAAGTTTAATTTTTGTTTTATTATTAATGAATACTGTATTATCAGAACGGCAGAGTCGAGAACACCTAGCGATCGCTAATGAAAAACTGCGCCGATATGCTTTACGAATTGAAAATCAAGCTACTCTAGAAGAACGAACTCGCATTGCCCGTGAAATTCATGATTCTTTAGGACATTCTTTAACAGCATTAAATTTACAATTAGAAACTGCTTTAAAATTGTGGCAGTCTAATCCAGAGAAAGCTCAAACATTTTTATCCAGAGCTAAAGAACTTGGTTCTAAGGCTTTAAAAGATGTACGCCAGTCGGTTTCAACAATACGGGTTAATCCCTTGCAGGAAAAAACTTTAGAGCAGGCTATCTCTGTACTTTTAGAAGATTTTCATCGAGCTAATTGCGTTAGCCCACGTTGTTTTATTAACCTGGATTATTCCCCACCTCCAGAAATTAATATTGCCCTTTATCGCATTATTCAAGAATCATTGACAAATATTTCTAAATATGCAAAAGCTACAGAAGTGATCTTAGCACTGACTAGTACGAAAAAAAGCTTACGTTTAATGGTTCAAGATAATGGCATAGGTTTTGATATTCAGCAAAATACTACTGGTTTTGGCTTACATAGTATGCGCGATCGCACTTTAGCATTGGGTGGTGAATTTAAGATTAACACTACTCCCAATTCTGGCTGTCAAATTATAGTTGATATTCCTTTATAA
- a CDS encoding cupin 2 domain-containing protein: MITTSLNNLPEESVSHNPDIKKKVMLRLGDLPHLTNFSQARFAPGHTAPAHTHRDMCEVFFVEAGSGIIRVDNQEYPLLPGNCIAIEPGEVHEVINNGVTELVLTYFGLRVESRA, translated from the coding sequence ATGATTACCACTTCCCTCAATAATTTGCCGGAAGAATCCGTTTCTCACAACCCCGATATCAAAAAAAAGGTGATGTTACGCCTTGGCGATTTACCTCACCTCACTAACTTTTCTCAAGCCCGTTTTGCTCCCGGACACACCGCACCAGCACACACCCATCGAGATATGTGTGAAGTATTTTTTGTCGAAGCTGGCTCAGGGATAATTCGTGTTGACAACCAAGAATATCCTCTGCTTCCCGGAAACTGTATCGCCATAGAGCCAGGAGAAGTTCATGAAGTCATCAACAATGGCGTAACTGAACTAGTCCTTACCTACTTTGGTTTAAGAGTGGAATCAAGAGCGTAA
- a CDS encoding pyruvate phosphate dikinase PEP/pyruvate-binding protein, translated as MLELWGALVILIACPLLGGLPLIAWITNGLTGRRLSQIGTKNISVSAAFYHGGTLVGLLAVLSEALKGIAAVFLTRAFFPDGSPWEIVALIALVLGRFWLGKGAGTTNAAWGFLIHDPLVTVFVSFLAITTFLVFRAKKPVKYGVLVLFPLLVTIVHSDDVFRMLAAIALAGLLGWIYRQMPDDLDLPAEEAQTDTQATLEKLQGDRPILTLDNELDGAIVGQKAATLSQIKRWGYPVPKGWVIVPGADPEKLIAILQPSDLSPLIVRSSAIGEDSEHASAAGQYETVISVTSKQQLQNAIAQVRDSYNHPAAVQYRSDRGLPETAMTVLVQQQVQSVYSGVAFTRDPITQQGDAIVIEALPGSPIQIVSGQVTPEPYRAFVVETDNISSIHIEGTGQVPQSILKQVAYLAHRIEKRYHGIPQDIEWSYDGQTLWVLQARPITTLLPIWTRKIAAEVIPGVIHPLTWSINRPLTCGVWGDIFTIVLGDRASGLDFTDTATLHYSRAYFNASLLGDIFLRMGLPPESLEFLTRGAKMSTPPLQSTVQNLPGLMQLLKQELNLDKEFKQDYRQLFIPGLSQLAHESIEEMESAEILARIDFNLELLRRGTYYSILAPLSAAIRQSIFRVKDGQIDNSVTPEVAALRSLSALAADARQVLPEFEPDRVFEQLEQTPEGQKVLYEFNELLEDYGYLSDVGTNIAVPTWKEDPRPIQQLFVQLIQGNQPETGDVDPINRALSGKRKRGFVQERIDIKGRVTEVYSRLLAELRWRFVAIEKTWLKSGLLKTAGDIFFLEIAEIRQLIAEVDPPLRERLPEIIEYRRSQFIEDSKIPQVPILVYGNTPPHPLAPSPIYSDQVLQGIPASHGQAVGRVKVVRNLQDLPQIDRDTILVVPYTDSGWAPLLVRAGGLIAEAGGRLSHGAIVAREYGIPAVMDVKGATWLLQDGQRVRIDGSRGIVELSNDLRPQ; from the coding sequence ATGCTTGAACTTTGGGGTGCCTTAGTTATTTTAATTGCCTGCCCCTTATTAGGCGGCTTACCGCTGATAGCCTGGATTACCAACGGGTTAACAGGTAGGCGATTGTCACAAATAGGCACAAAAAACATCAGCGTCTCGGCTGCTTTTTATCATGGCGGCACATTAGTAGGGCTTTTGGCAGTATTGTCAGAAGCGTTAAAAGGAATCGCCGCCGTTTTTCTGACTCGTGCATTTTTCCCAGATGGATCACCTTGGGAAATAGTCGCCCTGATAGCCTTAGTCTTAGGTAGATTTTGGCTAGGTAAAGGTGCAGGAACCACTAATGCTGCTTGGGGATTTCTCATCCATGATCCCCTAGTGACTGTATTTGTCAGCTTTTTGGCAATCACGACATTTTTAGTATTTCGTGCCAAAAAACCAGTAAAGTACGGGGTGTTAGTTTTGTTTCCCTTACTTGTGACTATTGTGCATTCGGATGATGTATTTAGAATGCTGGCAGCGATCGCCTTAGCTGGCTTACTAGGCTGGATTTATCGGCAAATGCCTGACGATTTAGATTTACCAGCCGAAGAAGCACAGACAGATACACAAGCAACATTAGAAAAGTTACAGGGCGATCGCCCAATTTTGACTTTAGATAATGAATTAGATGGGGCGATAGTTGGGCAGAAAGCTGCTACTCTCTCGCAAATTAAGCGTTGGGGCTATCCTGTACCGAAAGGTTGGGTAATTGTTCCTGGTGCTGACCCAGAAAAGTTAATCGCCATTCTTCAGCCATCAGATTTATCGCCGTTAATTGTGCGTTCATCAGCCATTGGGGAAGACTCCGAACACGCTTCCGCCGCTGGACAGTATGAAACTGTAATCAGTGTCACCAGCAAACAGCAATTGCAAAATGCGATCGCCCAAGTGCGTGATTCTTACAACCATCCGGCTGCTGTGCAGTATCGTAGCGATCGCGGTTTACCAGAAACAGCGATGACGGTACTGGTACAACAGCAAGTGCAGAGTGTGTATTCCGGCGTGGCTTTTACTCGTGATCCCATTACCCAGCAAGGTGATGCGATTGTCATTGAAGCTTTACCTGGTAGCCCGATTCAAATCGTCTCTGGACAAGTTACACCAGAACCATATCGCGCCTTTGTCGTCGAGACAGATAATATTTCATCTATTCATATAGAAGGAACGGGACAAGTCCCCCAATCCATCCTCAAACAAGTAGCTTACCTCGCCCACCGCATCGAAAAACGTTATCACGGTATTCCCCAAGATATTGAGTGGAGTTATGACGGACAAACTTTGTGGGTGTTGCAAGCAAGGCCAATTACTACCCTATTACCAATTTGGACAAGGAAAATTGCAGCGGAAGTGATTCCCGGTGTGATTCACCCCTTAACTTGGTCAATTAATCGCCCGTTAACTTGTGGTGTGTGGGGAGATATTTTCACAATTGTTTTAGGCGATCGCGCTTCTGGGTTAGATTTTACAGATACTGCTACATTGCACTACTCTAGAGCTTATTTTAATGCCTCCCTCTTAGGAGATATTTTTCTGCGGATGGGTTTACCACCAGAAAGTTTAGAATTTCTCACCAGAGGCGCAAAAATGAGTACCCCGCCGTTGCAGTCAACAGTGCAGAATCTGCCAGGATTAATGCAGTTGCTGAAACAAGAATTAAATTTAGACAAAGAATTTAAGCAAGACTACCGCCAATTATTTATTCCTGGGTTATCTCAATTAGCCCATGAATCAATTGAGGAAATGGAGTCGGCGGAAATCTTAGCCAGAATTGACTTTAACTTAGAATTACTGCGACGTGGTACGTATTACAGCATTTTAGCGCCCTTGAGTGCGGCAATTAGACAATCAATTTTTCGGGTAAAAGATGGGCAGATTGATAACAGTGTGACACCAGAAGTCGCCGCCTTGCGATCGCTCAGTGCTTTAGCCGCCGATGCAAGACAAGTATTACCAGAGTTTGAACCAGACAGAGTTTTTGAACAATTAGAACAAACTCCCGAAGGACAAAAAGTTCTTTACGAATTTAACGAACTGCTAGAAGATTACGGTTATTTAAGTGATGTGGGGACTAACATTGCTGTTCCCACCTGGAAAGAAGACCCCCGACCGATTCAGCAGTTATTCGTCCAGTTGATTCAAGGTAATCAACCTGAAACTGGGGATGTTGACCCGATTAATCGCGCCTTATCAGGTAAACGCAAGCGTGGCTTTGTCCAAGAACGTATAGATATTAAAGGACGGGTGACAGAGGTGTATTCGCGGCTATTAGCCGAATTGCGCTGGCGATTTGTAGCGATTGAGAAAACTTGGCTAAAATCTGGGTTACTCAAAACAGCCGGAGATATTTTCTTTTTAGAAATAGCCGAAATTAGACAACTAATTGCCGAAGTTGATCCGCCGTTGCGAGAACGCTTACCAGAAATTATCGAATATAGGCGATCGCAATTTATAGAAGATAGCAAAATTCCCCAAGTCCCAATTTTAGTTTACGGTAATACACCACCGCACCCCCTAGCACCTTCTCCTATCTACTCTGACCAAGTATTACAAGGTATTCCCGCCAGCCACGGACAAGCAGTCGGTCGAGTCAAAGTTGTGCGGAACTTACAAGATTTACCACAAATCGACCGCGATACTATTTTGGTTGTACCTTACACTGATTCTGGCTGGGCCCCTTTGTTAGTTAGGGCTGGCGGACTAATTGCAGAAGCTGGCGGTAGATTATCTCATGGTGCAATTGTCGCCCGTGAGTATGGTATTCCTGCTGTAATGGATGTCAAAGGTGCAACTTGGCTATTGCAAGATGGTCAACGAGTCCGCATTGATGGGTCTAGGGGTATCGTAGAACTATCTAACGACTTAAGACCACAATGA
- a CDS encoding two-component sensor histidine kinase, with amino-acid sequence MSWPWTKSLPLASRLFFSHLVVMIVGVVSFVIISKVSSPRFFVLHLERLQSQGLDLINVRTELVEGFETAWRRSTIWSVIVGTTAAGGLSYWVSKRIMQRLTEMEQITQKFAVGELDARLPLSEIPELNRLGASFNRMAASLEGVEARRRELIGDMTHELRTPLTVVRGYLEQLADGEIEPSPEVYRRLARETRRLERLVNDLQELSKAEAGYLPIKIQPINLLPLLESLVERFSEQLLEDGPVLRLDCPTPLPLVLADVDRTEQVLVNLVGNAVRYTTNGSITVQLWPEASQLWIAVIDTGIGIAAQDLPHVFERFWRADQSRDRHSGGTGIGLTISRHLVELQGGIIQVESELGIGSTFRFCLPLA; translated from the coding sequence ATGAGTTGGCCTTGGACGAAATCCTTGCCTTTGGCATCACGTTTGTTTTTCTCCCACTTGGTAGTCATGATTGTGGGGGTAGTGAGTTTTGTGATTATCAGCAAAGTCTCTTCACCTCGTTTTTTTGTACTGCACTTAGAGCGACTACAAAGCCAAGGTTTAGATTTAATTAACGTCCGGACTGAACTAGTGGAAGGTTTTGAAACAGCTTGGCGGCGTAGCACAATTTGGTCAGTGATAGTTGGTACTACAGCGGCGGGAGGATTGAGCTACTGGGTGTCTAAACGAATTATGCAGCGGTTGACGGAAATGGAACAAATTACCCAAAAGTTTGCCGTTGGTGAGTTAGACGCACGATTACCTCTGTCGGAGATTCCCGAACTGAATCGCTTAGGTGCTAGTTTTAATCGTATGGCTGCCAGTTTAGAGGGTGTAGAAGCACGGCGACGAGAATTAATTGGTGATATGACTCATGAACTGCGGACACCATTGACTGTTGTGCGCGGTTACTTGGAACAATTAGCAGATGGTGAAATAGAACCTTCACCAGAAGTTTATCGGCGTTTAGCCAGAGAAACTAGACGCTTAGAAAGATTAGTGAATGATTTGCAAGAACTTTCTAAGGCAGAAGCTGGTTATTTACCAATTAAAATACAGCCGATAAATCTACTTCCTTTATTAGAGTCTTTAGTAGAAAGATTTAGCGAACAACTGTTAGAAGATGGGCCAGTGCTACGTTTAGATTGCCCCACACCATTACCTTTGGTATTAGCGGATGTTGATCGTACGGAACAAGTGTTAGTCAACTTGGTAGGAAATGCAGTTCGTTACACTACCAATGGCTCAATTACTGTGCAACTTTGGCCGGAAGCATCTCAACTTTGGATTGCTGTGATTGATACTGGTATTGGTATTGCAGCACAAGATTTACCTCATGTATTTGAGCGCTTTTGGCGAGCCGATCAATCGCGCGATCGCCATTCGGGCGGAACTGGGATTGGTTTAACTATTTCTCGGCATTTAGTTGAATTACAAGGTGGAATAATTCAGGTTGAAAGCGAATTAGGAATTGGCAGTACATTTCGTTTTTGTCTACCTTTAGCTTGA
- a CDS encoding two component transcriptional regulator, winged helix family protein: MDILIVEDESEIAQLIQLSLEKEGFSCRISRDGVNALRMFQEQPPDLIILDLMIPGLDGLEVCARIRQKPGTKDPYILMLTAKGEEIDRVIGLSTGADDYMVKPFSPRELVARVRALLRRSLRQGGQHQVTRTQNFIVDVEQRTASRQLNSQEAEILDLTNLEFNLLSTFVSNPGRVWNRTQLIDKLWGDDFFGDERVVDTHVARLRKKIEPDPANPSFIKTVVGVGYKFEDSAVT, from the coding sequence ATGGATATTTTAATTGTTGAGGATGAATCTGAAATTGCTCAGTTAATCCAACTGTCTTTAGAAAAAGAAGGATTTTCTTGTCGCATCAGCCGCGATGGTGTGAACGCTTTGCGAATGTTTCAGGAGCAACCGCCTGATTTAATTATTTTAGACTTAATGATTCCTGGGTTGGATGGATTGGAGGTTTGTGCCAGAATTCGGCAAAAACCTGGTACAAAAGACCCTTATATTTTGATGTTGACGGCCAAGGGTGAAGAAATCGATCGCGTGATTGGTTTATCTACTGGTGCTGATGACTACATGGTTAAACCATTCAGCCCTAGAGAGTTAGTGGCTAGAGTGCGGGCGTTATTGCGGCGTAGTCTCCGCCAAGGCGGACAACATCAAGTCACGCGGACGCAAAACTTTATCGTCGATGTTGAACAACGGACGGCTTCTCGTCAGTTAAATTCTCAAGAAGCAGAAATTTTAGACTTAACCAACCTAGAATTTAATTTATTAAGCACCTTTGTTAGTAATCCTGGGCGAGTTTGGAACCGCACCCAGCTAATTGATAAACTCTGGGGGGATGATTTTTTTGGTGATGAGCGAGTTGTTGACACCCATGTAGCGCGGTTGCGGAAAAAAATCGAGCCTGACCCAGCTAATCCCTCATTTATTAAAACTGTTGTTGGAGTCGGCTATAAATTTGAAGACTCTGCTGTAACGTGA